In Verrucomicrobiota bacterium, a single genomic region encodes these proteins:
- a CDS encoding TolC family protein, with amino-acid sequence MQEDHSIVTSYRRYESRVIPVSFSIHKATRVNLTALLTVVLALGSQASRGNDRNIMDPLLGHQKAFPLAEHTGSFDPNRSYELAPLIELSLANNPYTRSAWFNAVASSASVGEAKAPYYPKLRFQASAGYDQSYNPIQTGPETYQRVSIKPGLQLEYLLLDFGRRAADVRRTVALLDGANLTFSRRVQTTVFAVQQSYFAHTAALSQRNATRTNLEFTRTLLAMVEAQVANGLGTKPELDAARKTFSQAEFDLATADRNVEVTLGNLRVATGLEANAPLRVTLDSKENGPLEGLSVKVDQLIDTAVAKRPDLAARIADIQASRAATERAKADFLPKVSLQGSWNSESYGYKAQQSGVNGTFNNTYNNVGGFAVMSWDLFDGFERVERVKKRQAEESEARSNAEATRLETTRDVWTSYNDSLKARKRVTYALSLVTSANENFNAAQAAFQNGLATITDLISSQSALAAARFEQAGAQADYLTSLAALSLSMGQFSPPAGTKLKPATL; translated from the coding sequence TTGCAGGAAGATCACTCCATCGTCACTTCCTACCGCCGTTATGAGAGTCGAGTCATCCCTGTGAGCTTTTCCATCCACAAAGCAACCCGAGTCAATCTGACGGCACTGCTTACAGTCGTGCTCGCTCTTGGATCCCAGGCAAGTCGTGGAAATGACCGAAACATCATGGACCCACTCTTGGGTCATCAGAAGGCATTCCCTCTCGCAGAGCACACAGGTTCCTTTGATCCGAATCGTTCCTACGAACTCGCCCCATTGATAGAGCTCTCCTTGGCCAATAACCCCTACACACGCTCCGCTTGGTTCAATGCCGTTGCCTCCTCTGCCAGCGTTGGAGAGGCAAAAGCCCCCTACTATCCAAAGCTGAGATTTCAGGCATCAGCAGGCTACGATCAGAGTTATAACCCTATTCAGACGGGCCCTGAGACCTATCAGCGAGTCAGCATCAAACCAGGCTTGCAGCTCGAGTATCTCCTGCTGGATTTTGGTCGCAGGGCGGCGGATGTCCGTCGCACAGTCGCTCTTCTTGACGGGGCAAATCTCACCTTTAGTCGTCGCGTCCAAACCACCGTCTTCGCCGTGCAGCAATCCTACTTTGCCCATACGGCAGCACTTTCTCAACGGAATGCCACCAGGACGAATCTAGAGTTCACCAGGACCCTACTGGCAATGGTCGAGGCACAGGTGGCCAACGGACTCGGAACGAAGCCTGAACTGGATGCCGCGAGGAAGACTTTCTCCCAAGCTGAATTTGATCTCGCAACCGCTGATAGGAATGTCGAGGTCACCCTTGGAAATCTCCGGGTTGCCACAGGTCTAGAGGCCAATGCCCCACTGAGAGTCACCTTGGACTCCAAGGAGAACGGGCCCCTTGAAGGCCTCTCAGTAAAGGTAGACCAACTCATCGATACCGCGGTGGCCAAGCGCCCCGACCTGGCGGCACGCATTGCAGATATTCAGGCCAGCAGAGCGGCCACAGAACGTGCCAAGGCAGACTTTCTACCCAAGGTGTCACTGCAGGGTTCTTGGAACAGTGAATCTTATGGATATAAAGCGCAGCAAAGTGGTGTGAACGGAACTTTCAACAACACTTACAATAACGTCGGGGGCTTTGCCGTCATGAGCTGGGATCTCTTCGACGGATTCGAGCGAGTCGAGCGCGTCAAGAAGCGTCAAGCCGAGGAGTCCGAGGCACGCTCTAATGCCGAGGCCACGCGACTCGAGACGACCCGTGATGTCTGGACCAGCTACAACGATTCTCTCAAGGCTCGCAAGCGTGTCACCTACGCACTCTCCCTTGTGACTTCGGCCAACGAGAACTTCAACGCCGCACAGGCGGCCTTCCAGAATGGTCTCGCCACCATCACCGATCTGATCTCGAGTCAGAGCGCTCTGGCAGCAGCCCGATTCGAGCAGGCAGGCGCTCAAGCTGATTATCTGACCAGTTTGGCCGCTCTCTCCTTGTCGATGGGACAATTCTCCCCCCCTGCGGGAACCAAACTCAAACCCGCCACCTTGTAG
- a CDS encoding beta-ketoacyl-ACP synthase II: protein MNTARSTRRAVITGIGPISCIGIGKESFWRGILAEKSGIAPLTRFDLSGLDARSAGQVDTFDPLNYFPAKMLRRLDRYAQFAVSSALLALEDSGLDYSPESPDPRRGVSFGTALGGICNAEKEHDAFVKGGFKAVSPLLALQVFGGSAHSNIAITCGFQGVGTTNSNSCASGTVALGESLRYIRDGIADVMIAGASEAPLSPLTYGAFANIRTMSEADPSVSCRPFDLNRDGFVMGEGAASLVVEEYEHAKARGARIYAEILGFSHNNDAYHMTSPHPNGAPTIRAIKDALADAATNPEEIGYINAHGSSTQVNDSNEARCIHTVFGSHAALIPVSGTKAYTAHPLGATGAIEAVICCLAMTEGYLPPTLHYETPDPDCALDVIPNHGRQTRPRKILSNSFGFGGINSCLILGSV from the coding sequence ATGAACACAGCCCGATCCACCCGCCGAGCCGTCATAACTGGAATTGGCCCTATCAGCTGCATCGGAATCGGGAAAGAGTCTTTCTGGCGAGGTATCCTTGCTGAAAAAAGCGGTATCGCCCCGCTGACTCGCTTCGATCTTAGCGGGTTGGATGCACGCTCGGCCGGACAGGTCGACACTTTCGATCCCTTGAACTACTTTCCGGCAAAAATGCTTCGGCGTTTGGACCGCTATGCCCAGTTTGCCGTCTCGAGTGCCCTCCTTGCTTTGGAGGATAGCGGACTCGACTACTCGCCCGAGTCTCCCGATCCGCGCAGGGGGGTCAGCTTCGGAACGGCTCTTGGTGGCATTTGTAATGCCGAGAAAGAACATGATGCCTTTGTGAAGGGGGGATTCAAGGCGGTGAGCCCGCTTCTCGCGCTCCAAGTCTTCGGCGGTTCCGCTCACTCCAACATCGCCATCACCTGCGGCTTCCAGGGTGTCGGTACCACCAACTCGAACAGCTGTGCGAGCGGGACCGTGGCCCTGGGCGAGTCCCTGCGCTATATCCGCGACGGGATTGCCGATGTGATGATTGCGGGTGCCTCCGAGGCTCCGCTGAGTCCCTTGACCTATGGGGCTTTCGCAAACATCAGGACGATGAGCGAAGCAGATCCCTCCGTTTCCTGCAGACCCTTTGATCTGAACCGCGATGGCTTCGTCATGGGGGAGGGGGCTGCATCGCTGGTCGTCGAGGAGTATGAACATGCCAAGGCCCGTGGAGCCCGTATCTACGCTGAGATCCTGGGTTTCTCTCATAATAATGATGCCTATCACATGACGTCACCGCATCCGAATGGTGCGCCGACGATCAGGGCCATTAAGGACGCCCTTGCCGATGCCGCGACGAATCCGGAAGAGATCGGATACATCAATGCCCATGGCAGTTCGACCCAAGTCAATGACAGCAATGAAGCCCGTTGCATCCATACCGTCTTTGGTAGCCATGCCGCATTGATTCCGGTCAGCGGAACTAAGGCCTACACGGCCCATCCGCTTGGCGCGACTGGGGCCATTGAAGCCGTGATCTGCTGCTTGGCGATGACAGAGGGGTACCTTCCACCAACGCTGCACTACGAGACCCCTGATCCCGACTGCGCACTTGATGTCATTCCAAATCATGGCCGCCAAACCCGCCCCAGAAAAATCCTCTCTAATTCCTTCGGCTTCGGAGGGATTAATTCATGCCTCATTCTCGGCTCCGTCTAA
- a CDS encoding SRPBCC family protein — MHTESSILIKAPMDRVFSMTSDLTLWPAYLPHYRWVRWIEGGPDHGIVEMAAMRGSIPVKWTSEFHRDSKNPEKPELWFRHLSAFTKGMEVRWIYHQRENGVHVTIEHDLKFRWPLLSPIANPIIGDFMIGWVAPRTLATFKKLLEVTK; from the coding sequence ATGCATACCGAGTCATCCATCCTGATCAAGGCACCGATGGATCGGGTGTTTTCCATGACATCGGATCTGACCCTATGGCCAGCCTATCTGCCCCACTACCGATGGGTGAGATGGATCGAGGGTGGTCCTGATCACGGCATTGTCGAGATGGCCGCGATGCGTGGGTCGATTCCCGTCAAGTGGACTTCGGAGTTTCATAGAGATTCCAAGAACCCCGAGAAACCGGAGCTTTGGTTCCGTCATCTCAGTGCCTTCACCAAGGGTATGGAAGTTCGCTGGATCTATCATCAGCGTGAGAATGGCGTTCATGTAACAATCGAGCATGATCTGAAGTTCCGCTGGCCGCTTCTGTCTCCGATCGCAAATCCGATCATTGGCGATTTCATGATCGGTTGGGTAGCACCCCGGACACTCGCTACATTCAAAAAACTTCTGGAGGTAACCAAATGA
- a CDS encoding flippase-like domain-containing protein, whose translation MNLKKIIMTLVQAGVTLLLLWLLFHDPVRRHQMAQALHTANLLWLIPGFLCFGLVLVCGAFRWQLLMKVQGISLGWVRVWKLVMIGMFFNLCLPGGVGGDLIKVFFAMREAPKSKSAVFLSIIVDRIAGMFALIIVSAWVFAWFYKPLMSLPMIRAFLLTVTIIFCAFIGLIAMGLIIDRFHLAKKLPAKMPGHAAILDVAGAFSIYARDWKAVVLAVLISMPLNAFIFGTAIFAAYAFVGNPGAAAMTSVIPIVNTISSLPISLAGIGVREGLFSVMLNSLYGTPVDLAVLISITGFALCVGWGLIGGVIYMSYRPADGGKVSIGEMEAQVGTVEHQIELEEEASGDRA comes from the coding sequence ATGAATCTTAAAAAAATCATCATGACGCTTGTGCAGGCAGGCGTGACGCTACTCCTTCTCTGGTTACTCTTTCACGATCCTGTGCGTCGTCACCAAATGGCTCAGGCCCTGCATACGGCAAATCTCCTCTGGCTGATTCCCGGATTCCTCTGTTTCGGCCTTGTGCTCGTTTGCGGTGCTTTCCGCTGGCAGCTTCTCATGAAGGTACAGGGAATCTCCCTGGGGTGGGTCCGCGTTTGGAAACTTGTCATGATCGGGATGTTTTTCAATCTCTGTCTCCCAGGTGGTGTGGGAGGCGATCTCATCAAGGTCTTCTTTGCCATGCGAGAGGCTCCCAAGTCCAAAAGCGCTGTGTTTTTGAGCATTATCGTTGACCGCATCGCAGGGATGTTCGCATTGATCATCGTCTCCGCCTGGGTCTTTGCTTGGTTCTACAAACCACTGATGTCCCTGCCGATGATCAGGGCTTTCCTCCTGACCGTCACCATCATCTTTTGCGCCTTCATCGGTCTGATCGCCATGGGGCTCATCATCGATCGGTTTCATCTTGCAAAAAAACTTCCCGCCAAGATGCCGGGCCATGCGGCGATCCTTGATGTCGCGGGGGCCTTTTCCATCTATGCACGAGACTGGAAAGCGGTGGTGCTCGCCGTTCTGATCTCTATGCCGCTGAATGCCTTCATCTTCGGTACGGCCATCTTCGCCGCCTATGCCTTTGTGGGAAATCCTGGAGCCGCTGCCATGACTTCGGTAATCCCCATCGTTAACACAATCAGTTCCCTGCCGATCAGTTTGGCCGGAATCGGAGTTCGAGAGGGGCTGTTCTCCGTGATGCTAAATTCCCTCTACGGAACGCCGGTTGATCTTGCGGTGCTGATCTCGATCACAGGATTTGCCCTGTGCGTCGGATGGGGATTGATCGGGGGAGTTATCTACATGTCCTACAGGCCTGCCGACGGAGGGAAGGTCTCAATCGGCGAGATGGAGGCTCAGGTAGGAACTGTCGAGCATCAGATTGAGTTAGAGGAAGAGGCCTCCGGCGATCGGGCCTGA
- a CDS encoding sugar phosphate isomerase/epimerase, whose product MLAFSTNWNAGRHHDGASIVREILELGFDTIELGHGLSVSQLHGIRGAFSQGDFKVLSVHNFCPMPIEVLADNPDCYEFTSHRLGERERAMRLTRQTMETALEFGARFVVLHLGRIMPLRGMTHSLLDALRAKGVADRNYNRAKLDALQKREKQGPGFLDRVTRLLEPLLEQASAMGLTLVVENRSDFEAVPTERELLALLRRFNSPYLRYWHDFGHAQMRESLGLLDHAQWLQEIAYFAVGAHLQDARWPDEDHLVPFEGEIPFDQLIPLLPSSLPYVLELSSQATPAAIQAAVAKWKTLALNES is encoded by the coding sequence ATGCTCGCCTTCTCAACCAACTGGAACGCCGGACGTCATCATGACGGCGCCTCGATTGTGAGGGAGATCCTGGAGCTGGGATTCGATACCATCGAGCTCGGTCACGGGCTTTCGGTCTCGCAACTTCATGGAATCCGAGGGGCTTTTTCCCAAGGAGACTTCAAGGTTTTGAGTGTTCATAATTTCTGCCCGATGCCGATCGAGGTCCTCGCGGATAATCCGGACTGCTACGAGTTTACCTCTCATCGACTGGGGGAGAGAGAGCGTGCCATGAGGCTCACTCGTCAGACCATGGAGACGGCCTTGGAGTTCGGGGCGCGCTTTGTAGTGCTTCACTTGGGTCGCATCATGCCATTGCGGGGAATGACGCATTCCCTGCTGGATGCATTGAGAGCCAAGGGTGTGGCGGACCGTAACTATAACCGTGCCAAGCTCGACGCCTTACAGAAAAGGGAAAAGCAGGGACCGGGTTTTCTAGATCGTGTGACCCGCTTGCTGGAGCCGCTGCTGGAACAGGCCTCCGCGATGGGGCTTACGCTGGTCGTCGAGAATAGAAGCGACTTCGAGGCCGTTCCGACAGAGCGGGAATTACTAGCACTCCTCCGCCGCTTCAATTCTCCCTATCTTCGCTACTGGCATGACTTTGGCCATGCTCAGATGAGAGAAAGCCTCGGCTTGCTCGATCATGCCCAGTGGCTTCAGGAGATAGCTTATTTCGCCGTGGGTGCTCATCTTCAGGACGCGCGTTGGCCAGATGAGGATCATCTTGTTCCTTTCGAGGGAGAAATTCCTTTCGACCAGCTCATTCCTCTTCTGCCATCATCCCTCCCTTACGTCCTTGAACTCTCTTCACAGGCGACCCCCGCAGCCATTCAGGCCGCTGTCGCAAAGTGGAAAACCTTGGCCCTAAATGAATCTTAA
- a CDS encoding FAD-dependent oxidoreductase gives MVLIVGAGLAGLACAIRLQEAGVEWLLLESEDLPGGRVATEITPEGYRLDRGFQVLLDSYPTARSLLDLHALQPRYFQSGALMVGEEGWERILNPLHHPAWLLSAPFIRSFSLREKVTLGILGALQSLRSDESLLAHEAGKSALQEISRFDLDGDVLEKFLRPFFAGVFLDNKLGTDASVFRYDLKKFALGKALLPAKGMGEIPRQLAARLPSSRQRYGARVQALLRKDKAGDCVTGVELASGERIEADCVILATEERTTCLLLGLQEQRAWSQVSTFYFTGNDPLYEGGLLVLPEGKGTLVRHFTDLTNTAPEYAPEGKRLLSATVLNPPVGDLSGQVQAEITRYLADFRGWKFLQEIRIARALPSQSPGFQQLQPDRRPSPNLWLAGDQVAHASIDSALASGLRTADEVISYR, from the coding sequence ATGGTGCTCATTGTCGGAGCTGGCCTTGCAGGTCTTGCTTGTGCAATCCGCCTGCAGGAGGCCGGTGTTGAATGGCTACTGTTGGAGTCGGAGGATCTCCCCGGTGGCCGGGTTGCCACGGAGATTACTCCGGAGGGTTATCGTCTCGACCGGGGCTTCCAGGTGCTTCTCGATTCCTATCCTACGGCGCGTAGCCTTCTGGACCTTCATGCCCTGCAACCCCGTTATTTTCAGAGCGGTGCCCTGATGGTTGGCGAGGAAGGTTGGGAGAGGATACTCAATCCGCTTCATCATCCCGCCTGGTTGCTTTCCGCTCCCTTTATCCGATCGTTTTCTCTGCGTGAAAAGGTAACTCTTGGCATTCTTGGTGCCCTTCAGTCTCTCCGTTCCGATGAGTCGTTGCTTGCTCACGAGGCTGGGAAATCGGCTTTGCAGGAAATTTCTCGATTCGATCTGGATGGTGATGTTCTGGAGAAGTTTCTCAGACCTTTCTTTGCCGGTGTCTTTCTGGATAACAAACTCGGAACCGATGCCTCTGTCTTCCGCTATGACCTGAAGAAATTCGCTCTTGGAAAGGCCCTGCTACCAGCCAAGGGAATGGGGGAGATTCCCCGGCAGCTCGCTGCGCGGCTACCCTCGTCCAGGCAACGCTATGGCGCTCGCGTTCAGGCGCTCCTGCGCAAAGATAAGGCTGGCGACTGCGTCACCGGGGTAGAGCTTGCCAGCGGAGAGAGAATTGAGGCGGATTGTGTAATCCTGGCTACTGAAGAACGGACAACCTGTCTATTGCTAGGCTTGCAGGAACAACGCGCTTGGAGTCAGGTATCCACCTTTTACTTCACGGGCAACGATCCCCTCTACGAGGGAGGGCTGCTGGTGTTGCCCGAGGGAAAGGGCACTCTAGTCAGGCACTTTACGGATCTTACGAACACGGCACCCGAATACGCCCCCGAGGGAAAAAGACTTCTTTCCGCGACCGTTCTCAATCCTCCAGTCGGTGATCTTTCAGGACAAGTTCAGGCCGAGATTACCCGATACTTGGCTGATTTTAGAGGATGGAAGTTTCTTCAAGAAATAAGAATTGCTCGGGCCCTTCCCTCCCAAAGCCCGGGATTTCAGCAACTCCAACCCGACCGCCGCCCCTCTCCCAATCTCTGGCTGGCTGGGGATCAGGTTGCCCATGCCAGCATCGACTCCGCGCTTGCCAGCGGACTTCGTACAGCCGATGAAGTGATCTCTTATCGGTGA
- a CDS encoding glycogen/starch/alpha-glucan phosphorylase, translating to MITPEEFHSSIDTSVSGLKSLIESQLKFSLARDPQTATKRDWWLATSKAVECVVIERLMATQTKHRAENTRRLYYLSLEFLMGRLYINSFYSAGIYQNMELAIKELGLDVDALRHEEYDMGLGNGGLGRLAACFLDSLATLDLPAIGYGINYQYGLFKQEFRNGYQVELPDDWMKYGTPWEIVRPEHTTEVELYGQVENVFDDLGNYVPKWTGTKKLMGIPYDIPIPGYGTNTVNFLRLWSSKAHEDFDFEAFNRGGYDEAVRDKNYSETVSKVLYPNDKTESGKELRLIQQYFFVACSLKDIIRRFRRSNTDWNDFPEKVAIQLNDTHPAIAVVELQRLLHDIYGLPWKKAWDIVTRTFAYTNHTLLPEALEKWSVGLFAKVLPRHLQIIFEINKIFLLEVEAKWPGDLDMVRKLSLIEEGHPQMVRMANLSVVGSHSVNGVAALHTQLLKSDLFPEFDALYPGKFNNKTNGITPRRWLLACNPRLSSLISSKIGRGWERDLTQIRGIEAYAKDPEFQKQFMEVKHANKIDLAHIIKRDCGIEVDPSALFDVQIKRLHEYKRQHLNLLHILALYRRLLQNPTLDIAPRVFIFGAKAAPGYDLAKNIIKAINSVGAKINADPRINNKLKVVFLPNYRVSLAQRIVPAADLSEQISTAGKEASGTGNMKLALNGALTIGTLDGANVEIQEEVGKENIFICGMTVEEVEDLWKKGYNPQDFLAADEELKAVVDWVGSNYFTPDEPPGVFTMLHDNLVYSDPFLCLPDFRSYSDAQERVDIAFRDKSRWAEMAILNTARMGKFSSDRTISEYAREIWHLDPLKV from the coding sequence ATGATAACTCCCGAAGAATTTCATTCCAGCATCGACACCTCTGTTTCCGGCCTGAAGAGCCTGATCGAAAGCCAGCTTAAGTTCAGCCTGGCCCGCGATCCTCAGACTGCAACAAAACGGGACTGGTGGCTTGCCACCTCGAAGGCCGTCGAATGCGTCGTCATCGAACGCCTGATGGCGACCCAGACGAAACACCGCGCCGAAAACACCAGGCGTCTTTACTACCTCTCATTGGAGTTCCTCATGGGGCGTCTTTACATTAACAGCTTTTACAGCGCCGGTATTTACCAGAACATGGAGCTCGCTATTAAAGAACTGGGGCTCGATGTCGATGCACTCCGCCATGAAGAGTACGATATGGGGCTCGGCAACGGCGGGTTGGGGCGTCTAGCTGCTTGCTTCCTGGATTCACTAGCCACCCTTGACCTGCCTGCCATCGGCTACGGAATCAACTACCAGTACGGGCTTTTCAAACAGGAGTTCCGTAACGGTTATCAGGTGGAGCTTCCCGACGACTGGATGAAGTACGGCACTCCTTGGGAGATTGTCCGTCCCGAGCACACCACCGAGGTTGAGCTCTACGGTCAGGTCGAGAATGTCTTCGATGACCTGGGCAACTATGTTCCGAAATGGACCGGCACCAAGAAACTGATGGGCATTCCTTACGATATTCCGATTCCAGGATACGGAACGAACACGGTCAATTTCCTTCGCCTCTGGTCCTCGAAGGCGCACGAGGACTTCGACTTTGAGGCCTTTAATCGCGGCGGATACGACGAGGCGGTGAGAGATAAAAACTACAGCGAAACGGTCTCCAAGGTACTTTATCCCAACGATAAGACGGAGAGCGGCAAGGAACTGCGCCTGATCCAGCAGTACTTCTTCGTTGCCTGCTCGCTGAAGGATATCATCCGCCGATTCCGCAGGAGCAACACGGATTGGAACGATTTTCCGGAGAAAGTGGCCATCCAGCTCAACGACACCCATCCGGCCATCGCCGTGGTAGAACTCCAGCGCCTCCTCCATGATATTTACGGCCTCCCTTGGAAAAAGGCCTGGGATATCGTCACCCGCACTTTCGCCTATACGAACCACACGCTTCTCCCCGAAGCCCTTGAGAAATGGAGTGTTGGCCTGTTTGCAAAAGTTCTTCCGAGGCATCTGCAGATCATTTTTGAGATCAACAAGATCTTCCTTCTGGAGGTCGAGGCGAAGTGGCCCGGGGATCTCGACATGGTCCGTAAGCTTTCGCTGATCGAGGAGGGGCATCCCCAGATGGTCCGCATGGCCAATCTTTCCGTTGTCGGAAGCCACTCGGTGAACGGGGTTGCCGCCCTGCACACCCAGTTGCTGAAGAGTGATCTGTTTCCCGAGTTTGACGCGCTCTATCCCGGCAAGTTTAACAACAAGACCAACGGCATTACCCCGCGCCGCTGGCTACTGGCATGCAATCCCCGCCTGAGTTCCCTGATCAGTTCGAAGATCGGTCGCGGATGGGAACGCGATCTCACCCAAATCCGCGGCATCGAGGCTTATGCCAAGGATCCTGAGTTTCAGAAGCAGTTCATGGAGGTGAAGCATGCCAACAAGATCGACCTTGCCCACATCATCAAGCGGGATTGCGGTATCGAGGTTGATCCTTCGGCACTCTTTGATGTGCAGATCAAGAGGCTGCATGAGTACAAGCGCCAGCACCTGAATCTGCTACACATCCTAGCCCTCTACCGGCGCCTGTTACAGAATCCCACACTCGACATCGCACCCCGTGTCTTCATCTTCGGAGCCAAGGCGGCTCCCGGTTATGATCTGGCCAAGAACATCATCAAGGCCATCAATTCCGTAGGTGCCAAGATCAATGCTGATCCCCGGATCAACAACAAGTTGAAGGTGGTCTTTCTGCCCAATTACCGCGTTTCGCTTGCACAGCGCATCGTGCCGGCAGCCGATCTCTCGGAGCAGATCTCAACAGCCGGCAAGGAGGCTTCCGGAACAGGAAATATGAAGCTGGCGCTGAATGGGGCGCTCACGATCGGCACGCTGGACGGTGCCAATGTCGAGATCCAGGAAGAGGTCGGAAAGGAGAATATCTTCATCTGCGGCATGACCGTCGAGGAGGTGGAGGACCTCTGGAAGAAGGGTTACAACCCGCAGGATTTCCTGGCAGCTGATGAGGAACTCAAGGCCGTGGTGGATTGGGTGGGATCGAACTATTTCACCCCCGACGAACCGCCCGGGGTTTTCACCATGCTCCATGACAACCTCGTCTACAGTGATCCTTTCCTCTGCCTGCCGGATTTCCGTTCTTATAGTGATGCCCAAGAGCGGGTCGATATTGCCTTCCGGGATAAATCGCGTTGGGCCGAAATGGCGATTCTCAACACGGCTCGCATGGGCAAGTTCTCCAGTGATCGCACGATTTCGGAATATGCCCGCGAGATCTGGCATCTCGACCCTCTGAAAGTGTAG